Proteins from one Pseudomonas bijieensis genomic window:
- the olsB gene encoding L-ornithine N(alpha)-acyltransferase — translation MTQIARISDTGNERRLQAERLIGAHALQEAQALRFNVFSGEFNAKLKGAEKGLDMDDYDVHCAHIGVRDLNTGRLVATTRLLDHQAASSLGRFYSEEEFSLHGLVHLKGPILEIGRTCVDPAYRNGGTIAVLWGELAEVLNEGGYSYLMGCASIPMQDGGVQAQAIMQRLRERYLCTEHLQAVPKKPLPSLDVPSNVIAEMPPLLKAYMRLGAKICGEPCWDEDFQVADVFILLKRDELCPRYARHFKAAV, via the coding sequence ATGACCCAGATCGCCCGCATCAGCGACACCGGCAATGAACGCCGCCTGCAAGCCGAACGCCTGATCGGCGCCCACGCCTTGCAAGAAGCCCAGGCCCTGCGCTTCAACGTCTTCAGTGGCGAATTCAACGCCAAGCTCAAAGGCGCGGAAAAGGGTCTGGACATGGATGACTATGATGTTCACTGCGCCCACATCGGCGTACGCGACCTGAACACCGGTCGCCTCGTGGCGACCACTCGCCTGCTCGACCACCAGGCCGCCAGCAGCCTGGGCCGGTTCTATAGCGAAGAAGAATTCAGCCTCCACGGCCTGGTCCATCTCAAGGGCCCGATCCTGGAAATCGGCCGTACCTGCGTCGACCCGGCCTACCGCAACGGCGGCACCATCGCCGTACTGTGGGGCGAACTGGCCGAGGTCCTGAACGAAGGCGGCTACAGCTACCTGATGGGTTGCGCGAGCATTCCGATGCAGGATGGTGGCGTCCAGGCCCAGGCGATCATGCAGCGCCTGCGCGAACGCTACCTGTGCACCGAGCACCTGCAAGCCGTACCGAAAAAACCGCTGCCGAGCCTGGACGTACCGTCCAACGTCATTGCCGAGATGCCGCCGCTGCTCAAGGCCTATATGCGCCTGGGCGCGAAGATTTGCGGCGAGCCATGCTGGGACGAGGATTTCCAGGTGGCCGACGTGTTCATCCTGCTCAAGCGCGACGAACTCTGCCCGCGCTACGCCCGCCACTTCAAGGCAGCGGTGTAA
- a CDS encoding lysophospholipid acyltransferase family protein, with protein sequence MSRLRVYARIARVLLVVTLGLSMASVFGLFERLGIANSMVRRQRWSRFFMARLSHALPFCVTVHGELPQRPMLWVSNHVSWTDIPLLGMLTPMSFLSKAEVRTWPVAGWLAAKAGSLFIRRGSGDSQLIRKQMSRHLEQAHPLLMFPEGTTTDGRSLRTFHGRLLSAAIDADVALQPVAIRYVRNGEPDALAPFIGDDDLLSHLMRLFANDRGEVHIHLLQPIACHGQERAALAFQAQQAVHKALFGAIPEKQQAPMRPAIAA encoded by the coding sequence ATGAGCCGGTTGCGGGTGTACGCGCGTATCGCGCGAGTCTTGCTGGTGGTGACCCTGGGCCTGAGCATGGCCAGCGTGTTCGGCCTGTTCGAGCGCCTGGGGATTGCCAACTCCATGGTCCGTCGCCAGCGTTGGTCAAGGTTCTTCATGGCGCGGCTGAGCCATGCCCTGCCCTTTTGCGTGACGGTCCACGGCGAACTGCCACAACGGCCGATGCTGTGGGTCAGCAACCATGTGTCCTGGACCGACATCCCGTTGCTGGGCATGCTCACACCGATGTCATTTCTGTCCAAGGCCGAAGTGCGCACCTGGCCGGTTGCCGGATGGCTGGCCGCCAAGGCCGGCAGCCTGTTTATCCGACGCGGTTCGGGTGACAGCCAATTGATCCGCAAGCAAATGAGCCGCCATCTGGAACAGGCCCATCCGCTGCTGATGTTCCCGGAAGGCACCACCACCGATGGTCGCTCCCTGCGCACCTTCCACGGTCGCTTGTTGTCGGCGGCCATCGATGCCGATGTGGCGTTGCAGCCGGTGGCGATCCGTTATGTGCGTAACGGTGAACCTGACGCGTTGGCACCGTTCATTGGCGATGATGATTTGCTGTCGCACCTGATGCGCCTGTTCGCCAATGATCGGGGCGAGGTGCACATCCATCTGCTGCAACCCATCGCCTGCCACGGCCAGGAGCGTGCGGCGCTGGCGTTCCAGGCGCAACAGGCGGTGCACAAGGCGTTGTTCGGGGCGATCCCGGAGAAGCAGCAAGCCCCGATGCGACCTGCCATTGCGGCCTGA
- a CDS encoding ACP phosphodiesterase, translated as MNYLAHLHLGGPGREQLLGSLYGDFVKGPLQGLYDPRIEAAIALHRRIDMYTDRHPLVDIALSRFSTVRRRYAGIVLDVFFDHCLARDWTLYGEGPLLDFTARVYQVLNTEPQLPGRLAHIAPHMAADDWLGSYREFEVLGQVLRGISRRLSRPEELAGAMEELIRLYEPLSEDFRLFYPQLQDFAQNQVTPQD; from the coding sequence ATGAACTATCTCGCGCACCTGCATCTCGGCGGCCCTGGCCGGGAACAACTGCTCGGCAGCCTCTACGGCGATTTCGTCAAAGGGCCGCTGCAAGGGCTCTACGATCCACGGATCGAAGCGGCGATTGCCCTGCATCGGCGCATCGACATGTACACCGACCGCCATCCCTTGGTGGATATTGCCCTGTCGCGTTTTTCCACGGTGCGCAGGCGGTATGCCGGGATCGTGCTCGATGTGTTTTTCGATCACTGCCTGGCCCGGGACTGGACGTTGTACGGCGAAGGGCCGCTGCTGGACTTCACGGCCCGGGTGTACCAGGTACTCAATACCGAACCGCAGCTACCAGGGCGCCTGGCGCACATCGCGCCGCATATGGCGGCGGATGACTGGCTGGGGTCTTACCGGGAGTTCGAAGTGCTTGGGCAGGTACTGCGCGGGATTTCCCGGCGTCTGTCCCGGCCGGAGGAACTGGCGGGTGCGATGGAAGAGTTGATCAGGCTCTATGAGCCGTTGAGCGAGGATTTCCGGTTGTTCTACCCACAGCTTCAGGATTTTGCTCAAAACCAAGTCACACCGCAGGACTAA
- a CDS encoding ArsR/SmtB family transcription factor — protein MTLDLDEIIKALAHPVRRDILNWLKDPKVQFPDQLHNHEFGICAGQIDQRCGLSQSTVSAHLAVLQRAGLITSQKVGQWHFFKRNEEVIQQFLKQMSQEL, from the coding sequence ATGACCCTCGACCTCGACGAAATAATAAAAGCCCTGGCGCACCCAGTACGGCGAGACATCCTCAACTGGCTCAAGGACCCCAAGGTCCAGTTCCCCGACCAGTTGCACAACCACGAGTTCGGCATTTGCGCCGGGCAGATCGACCAGCGTTGCGGCCTGTCGCAATCCACGGTGTCTGCGCACTTGGCGGTATTGCAACGGGCGGGGCTGATCACCAGCCAGAAGGTCGGTCAATGGCACTTTTTCAAACGCAACGAGGAAGTGATCCAGCAGTTCCTCAAGCAAATGAGCCAAGAGCTCTGA
- a CDS encoding MFS transporter, giving the protein MPLSLLILALSAFAIGTTEFVIMGLLPDVAADLGVSIPGAGWLVTGYALGVAIGAPFMALATARLPRKAALVVLMGIFIIGNLLCAIASDYNVLMFARVVTALCHGAFFGIGSVVAAGLVAPNKRASAVALMFTGLTLANVLGVPLGTALGQEAGWRSTFWAVTVIGVVALIGLIRFLPAKRDEEKLDMRSELVALKGAGLWLSLSMTALFSASVFTLFTYVAPLLGEVTGVSPRGVTWTLVLIGLGLTLGNIIGGKLADKSLANTLMGVFITMAVVSTVLSWTSVALIPSEITLFLWATACFAAVPALQVNVVTFGKAAPNLVSTLNIGAFNIGNALGAWVGGSVIDHGLGLTSVPLAAGALAVLALLVTLITFRQGGNADLAPATH; this is encoded by the coding sequence ATGCCCCTCTCACTTCTCATCCTGGCTCTGAGCGCCTTCGCCATCGGCACCACCGAGTTCGTCATCATGGGCCTGTTGCCCGATGTCGCGGCCGACCTGGGCGTGTCGATTCCTGGCGCCGGCTGGCTGGTCACCGGCTACGCCCTGGGCGTGGCCATCGGTGCACCGTTCATGGCACTGGCCACCGCGCGGCTGCCGCGCAAGGCCGCCCTGGTGGTGTTGATGGGGATCTTCATCATCGGCAACCTGCTTTGTGCGATTGCCAGCGACTACAACGTGCTGATGTTCGCCCGGGTCGTCACCGCCCTGTGCCACGGTGCGTTCTTCGGCATTGGTTCCGTGGTGGCCGCCGGCCTGGTGGCACCCAACAAGCGCGCCTCGGCCGTGGCCCTGATGTTCACCGGCCTGACCCTGGCCAACGTACTCGGCGTACCGCTGGGTACCGCACTGGGTCAGGAGGCCGGCTGGCGTTCGACCTTTTGGGCGGTGACCGTCATCGGCGTGGTGGCGCTGATCGGCCTGATCCGTTTCCTGCCGGCCAAGCGCGATGAAGAAAAACTCGACATGCGCTCGGAACTGGTGGCGCTCAAGGGGGCCGGCCTGTGGCTGTCCCTGAGCATGACCGCGCTGTTCTCCGCCTCGGTGTTCACCCTGTTCACCTACGTCGCCCCGCTGCTGGGCGAAGTGACCGGCGTGTCGCCCCGTGGCGTGACCTGGACCCTGGTGCTGATCGGCCTGGGCCTGACCCTGGGCAACATCATCGGCGGCAAGCTGGCGGACAAGAGCCTGGCGAACACGCTGATGGGCGTCTTCATCACCATGGCCGTGGTGTCCACCGTGCTGAGCTGGACCAGCGTGGCGCTGATCCCCAGCGAAATCACCCTGTTCCTCTGGGCCACCGCCTGCTTCGCCGCCGTGCCGGCCCTGCAAGTCAACGTGGTGACCTTCGGCAAAGCCGCGCCCAACCTGGTGTCCACCTTGAACATCGGCGCCTTCAACATCGGCAACGCCCTGGGCGCCTGGGTTGGCGGCAGCGTCATCGACCACGGCCTGGGGCTGACCTCCGTGCCCCTGGCCGCCGGCGCGCTGGCTGTGTTGGCGCTGCTGGTCACCCTGATCACTTTCCGCCAGGGCGGCAATGCCGACCTGGCCCCGGCAACTCACTGA
- a CDS encoding alkene reductase has product MATIFDPIKLGDIELKNRIIMAPLTRCRADAGRVPNALMAEYYVQRASAGLILSEATSVTPMGVGYPDTPGIWSNDQVRGWANVTKAIHGAGGKIFLQLWHVGRISHPSYLNGETPVAPSAIQPKGHVSLVRPLADYPTPRALETAEIADIVDAYRVGAENAKAAGFDGVEIHGANGYLLDQFLQSSTNQRTDNYGGSLENRARLLLEVTDAAIEVWGAGRVGVHLAPRADSHDMGDENRLETFSYVARELGKRGIAFICSREKEGEDSIGPQLKQAFGGPYIANERFTKDSANAWLAEGKADAVAFGVPFIANPDLPARLKADAPLNEAHPETFYGKGPMGYIDYPMM; this is encoded by the coding sequence ATGGCGACTATTTTCGACCCCATCAAACTCGGCGACATCGAGTTGAAGAACCGCATCATCATGGCCCCGCTCACCCGCTGCCGCGCCGACGCAGGTCGCGTGCCTAACGCGTTGATGGCCGAGTACTACGTGCAACGTGCCTCCGCTGGCCTGATCCTCAGCGAAGCGACCTCCGTCACCCCGATGGGCGTGGGCTACCCGGACACCCCGGGCATCTGGTCCAACGACCAGGTGCGCGGCTGGGCCAACGTCACCAAGGCGATCCACGGCGCCGGCGGCAAGATCTTCCTGCAACTGTGGCACGTGGGCCGGATCTCCCACCCGTCGTACCTGAACGGCGAAACCCCGGTGGCGCCCAGCGCGATCCAGCCCAAGGGCCACGTGAGCCTGGTCCGCCCCCTGGCCGACTACCCAACGCCGCGCGCGCTGGAAACCGCTGAGATCGCCGACATCGTCGACGCTTATCGTGTCGGTGCCGAGAACGCCAAGGCCGCCGGTTTCGACGGCGTGGAAATCCACGGCGCCAACGGCTATCTGCTCGACCAGTTCCTGCAAAGCAGCACCAACCAGCGCACCGACAACTACGGCGGCTCCCTGGAAAACCGTGCCCGCCTGCTGCTGGAAGTGACCGACGCGGCCATCGAAGTCTGGGGCGCCGGCCGGGTGGGCGTGCACCTGGCGCCACGCGCCGACTCCCATGACATGGGCGACGAGAACCGTCTGGAGACCTTCAGCTACGTGGCTCGCGAACTGGGCAAGCGTGGCATTGCCTTCATCTGCTCTCGCGAGAAGGAAGGCGAAGACAGCATTGGCCCACAACTCAAGCAAGCTTTCGGCGGCCCGTACATTGCCAACGAACGTTTCACCAAGGACAGCGCCAACGCCTGGCTGGCCGAGGGCAAGGCCGATGCCGTCGCCTTCGGTGTGCCGTTCATTGCCAACCCGGACCTGCCGGCGCGCTTGAAAGCCGATGCACCGCTGAACGAAGCGCATCCGGAGACCTTCTATGGTAAAGGTCCGATGGGTTACATCGATTATCCAATGATGTAA
- a CDS encoding TetR family transcriptional regulator, producing the protein MVRRTKEEAQETRSQILEAAEKAFFERGVARTTLADIATLAGVTRGAIYWHFSNKADLLQAMLDTLHEPLDELARASESEEELDPLGCIRKLLVQLFQQVALDPKTRRINEILFHKCEFTDEMCDLRQQRREVSLDCNVRIALSLRNAMKRGQLPDDLDPERAAVAIHAYIDGILYQWLLAPDSFALAGEAERWVEIGLDMLRLSPSLRK; encoded by the coding sequence ATGGTCCGTCGTACCAAAGAGGAAGCCCAGGAGACTCGCAGCCAGATCCTCGAAGCGGCCGAAAAGGCCTTTTTCGAGCGTGGCGTGGCGCGTACGACCCTGGCCGACATCGCGACACTGGCGGGTGTGACGCGGGGTGCCATCTATTGGCATTTCAGTAACAAGGCAGACCTGCTCCAGGCCATGCTCGACACCCTGCACGAGCCGCTCGACGAGTTGGCCCGTGCCAGTGAGAGTGAAGAGGAGCTTGATCCGCTGGGCTGTATTCGCAAACTGCTGGTCCAGTTGTTCCAGCAGGTGGCCCTGGACCCGAAAACCCGCCGCATTAATGAGATTCTGTTCCATAAGTGTGAATTCACCGATGAAATGTGCGATCTGCGCCAGCAGCGGCGCGAGGTCAGCCTCGACTGCAATGTGCGTATTGCGTTGTCGTTACGCAACGCGATGAAACGCGGCCAGTTGCCGGATGATCTGGACCCTGAAAGGGCCGCAGTCGCCATTCATGCCTACATCGATGGCATTTTGTACCAGTGGCTGCTGGCCCCCGACAGCTTCGCCCTGGCGGGTGAGGCCGAGCGCTGGGTGGAGATCGGGCTGGACATGCTGCGCCTGAGCCCCAGCCTGCGCAAATGA
- a CDS encoding efflux RND transporter periplasmic adaptor subunit has protein sequence MQFKPAVTALVTAIALASLLSGCKKEEAAPAPPPPQVGVVTLKTQPFTLTSELPGRTSAFRVAEVRPQVNGIILKRLFKEGADVKAGQQLYQIDPAVYEATLKSAEANLRSTKSIADRYKQLVDEQAVSRQEYDTAVANRLESEANLQTAQINVRYTKVYAPISGRIGRSSVTEGALVSNGQADALATIQQLDPIYVDVTQSSVELLQLRRELESGRLQKAGENAAMVKLTLEDGSLYPHEGKLEFSEVSVDQTTGSVTLRAVFPNPDHTLLPGMFVHAQLQAGVNSAAILAPQQGVTRDLKGTPTALVVGADNKVELRQLKASRTVGSQWLIEDGLKAGDRLITEGLQFVRPGVEVKATEATNVGTKNPVPAQAADKAAGGKGE, from the coding sequence ATGCAATTCAAGCCAGCTGTTACTGCTCTGGTCACTGCCATCGCCCTGGCATCGCTGCTCAGCGGATGCAAAAAGGAAGAGGCTGCACCCGCTCCTCCCCCTCCTCAGGTCGGCGTCGTAACCCTCAAGACCCAGCCCTTCACCCTGACCTCGGAGCTTCCGGGGCGCACCAGCGCATTCCGTGTCGCCGAAGTTCGCCCACAGGTCAACGGCATCATCCTCAAGCGCCTGTTCAAAGAAGGCGCTGACGTCAAGGCCGGCCAGCAGCTGTATCAGATCGACCCGGCCGTCTATGAAGCGACCCTCAAGAGCGCCGAGGCCAACCTGCGCTCCACCAAGTCGATTGCCGACCGCTACAAGCAACTGGTGGATGAACAGGCGGTGAGCCGTCAGGAATACGACACCGCCGTGGCCAATCGCCTGGAGTCGGAGGCCAACCTGCAGACTGCCCAGATCAACGTGCGCTACACCAAGGTCTATGCACCGATTTCCGGTCGCATCGGCCGCTCCTCGGTCACCGAGGGAGCATTGGTGAGCAACGGCCAGGCCGACGCGCTGGCGACCATCCAGCAACTGGACCCGATCTATGTCGACGTGACGCAGAGCTCGGTCGAACTGCTGCAACTGCGCCGCGAACTGGAAAGCGGCCGCTTGCAAAAGGCCGGCGAAAACGCCGCCATGGTCAAGCTGACCCTGGAAGACGGCAGCCTGTATCCACACGAAGGCAAGCTGGAGTTCTCCGAAGTGTCGGTCGACCAGACCACCGGTTCCGTGACCTTGCGCGCCGTGTTCCCCAACCCTGACCACACCCTGTTGCCGGGCATGTTCGTCCACGCGCAATTGCAGGCTGGTGTGAACAGCGCGGCGATCCTGGCACCACAGCAAGGCGTGACCCGCGACCTCAAGGGTACGCCGACCGCCCTGGTCGTTGGCGCTGACAACAAGGTCGAACTGCGTCAGCTCAAGGCCAGCCGCACCGTCGGCAGCCAATGGCTGATCGAAGACGGGCTCAAGGCCGGCGATCGCCTGATCACCGAAGGGTTGCAGTTCGTACGCCCTGGCGTGGAAGTCAAAGCCACCGAAGCCACCAACGTTGGCACCAAGAACCCGGTCCCCGCACAGGCAGCTGATAAAGCCGCCGGCGGCAAAGGGGAGTAA
- the emhB gene encoding efflux RND transporter permease subunit EmhB — MSKFFIDRPIFAWVIALVIMLVGALSILKLPINQYPSIAPPAIAIQVTYPGASAQTVQDTVVQVIEQQLNGIDNLRYVSSESNSDGSMTITATFEQGTNSDTAQVQVQNKLNLATPLLPQEVQQQGIRVTKSVRNFLMVIGVVSRDGSMTREDLSNYIVSNMQDPISRTAGVGDFQVFGAQYAMRIWLDPAKLNNFNLTPVDVSTAISAQNVQIASGQLGGLPAMPGQQLNATIIGKTRLQTAEQFKAILLKVNPDGSQVRVGDVADVALGGENYSINAQFNGAPASGLAVRLATGANALDTAKALRKTVDDLKPFFPQGLEVVFPYDTTPVVSESIKGVVETLVEAVALVFLVMFLFLQNFRATIITTMTVPVVLLGTFGILAAFGFSINTLTMFGMVLAIGLLVDDAIVVVENVERVMSEEGLSPKEATKKSMGQIQGALVGIALVLSAVLLPMAFFGGSTGVIYKQFSITIVSAMALSVMVALIFTPALCATMLKPIPKGEHGTPKRGFFGWFNRTFDRGVRSYERGVGNMLKHKAPYLLAYIIIVVGMVWLFTRIPTAFLPEEDQGVLFAQVQTPAGSSAERTQVVVDKMREFLLRPSKDGGEGDGVASVFTVTGFNFAGRGQSSGLAFIMLKPWEERNADNSVFKIAGRAQQHFFTFRDAMVFAFAPPAVMELGNATGFDVFLQDRAGIGHDKLMEARNQFLGMASQSKILAQVRPNGLNDEPQYQLEIDDEKASALGITLSEINNTLSIALGSSYVNDFIDRGRVKRVYVQGQPNARMSPEDLKKWYVRNSAGTMVPFTAFAKGEWVYGSPKLARYNGVEAMEILGTPAPGYSTGEAMAEVEAIAKKLPAGVGISWTGLSYEERLSGSQAPALYALSLLMVFLCLAALYESWSIPIAVMLVVPLGIIGALMATSLRGLSNDVYFQVGLLTTIGLAAKNAILIVEFAKELHEQGRTLVEAAIEACRMRLRPIIMTSLAFVLGVVPLAISTGAGSGSQHAIGTGVIGGMLTATILAIFWVPLFFVTVSSIGRRKNTDGHDTPETSKEAGQ; from the coding sequence ATGTCGAAATTCTTTATCGACCGTCCGATTTTCGCCTGGGTGATCGCCCTGGTGATCATGCTGGTCGGGGCTCTCTCGATCCTCAAGTTGCCGATCAACCAGTACCCGAGCATTGCACCGCCGGCCATCGCGATTCAAGTGACCTACCCGGGCGCGTCCGCGCAAACCGTGCAGGACACCGTGGTACAGGTGATCGAACAGCAGCTCAACGGCATCGACAACCTGCGTTATGTGTCCTCGGAAAGTAACTCCGATGGCAGCATGACCATCACGGCCACCTTCGAGCAAGGCACCAACTCCGATACCGCGCAGGTCCAGGTCCAGAACAAACTGAACCTGGCCACCCCGCTGCTGCCGCAAGAAGTGCAGCAACAGGGCATCCGCGTGACCAAGTCAGTGAGAAACTTCCTGATGGTGATCGGCGTGGTGTCGCGCGACGGCAGCATGACTCGGGAAGACTTGTCCAACTACATCGTCTCCAACATGCAGGACCCGATCTCGCGCACCGCTGGTGTCGGTGACTTCCAGGTCTTCGGCGCCCAATACGCGATGCGGATCTGGCTCGACCCGGCCAAGCTGAACAACTTCAACCTGACCCCGGTGGATGTGAGCACGGCCATTTCCGCGCAGAACGTCCAGATCGCGTCCGGCCAGCTCGGCGGCCTGCCGGCCATGCCCGGCCAACAACTGAACGCCACCATCATCGGCAAGACCCGCCTGCAGACCGCCGAGCAGTTCAAGGCGATCCTGCTCAAGGTCAACCCGGACGGCTCGCAAGTGCGTGTCGGCGATGTGGCCGATGTCGCCCTGGGTGGCGAGAACTACAGCATCAATGCCCAGTTCAACGGCGCTCCGGCCTCCGGCCTGGCCGTGCGACTGGCAACTGGCGCCAACGCCCTCGATACCGCCAAGGCCCTGCGCAAGACCGTCGACGACCTCAAGCCGTTCTTCCCCCAAGGCCTGGAAGTAGTGTTCCCCTACGACACCACCCCGGTAGTGAGCGAATCGATCAAAGGTGTGGTTGAAACCCTGGTCGAGGCGGTCGCCCTGGTGTTCCTGGTGATGTTCCTGTTCCTGCAGAACTTCCGCGCCACCATCATCACCACGATGACCGTGCCGGTGGTACTGCTGGGCACCTTCGGGATCCTCGCGGCGTTCGGCTTCAGCATCAACACCCTGACCATGTTCGGCATGGTGCTGGCCATCGGCTTGCTGGTGGACGACGCCATCGTCGTGGTGGAAAACGTCGAACGGGTGATGAGCGAAGAAGGCCTGTCGCCCAAGGAAGCCACCAAGAAATCCATGGGCCAGATCCAGGGCGCCCTGGTGGGCATCGCCCTGGTGCTCTCGGCGGTACTGCTGCCGATGGCATTCTTCGGCGGCTCCACCGGTGTGATCTACAAGCAGTTCTCCATCACCATCGTTTCGGCCATGGCCCTGTCGGTCATGGTGGCATTGATCTTTACGCCGGCCCTGTGCGCCACCATGCTCAAGCCAATCCCCAAGGGTGAGCACGGCACACCGAAACGCGGCTTCTTCGGCTGGTTCAACCGCACCTTCGACCGTGGTGTCAGGAGCTACGAACGGGGCGTGGGCAACATGCTCAAGCACAAGGCCCCGTATCTGCTGGCCTATATCATCATCGTGGTTGGCATGGTCTGGCTGTTCACCCGCATCCCGACGGCGTTCCTGCCGGAAGAAGACCAGGGCGTATTGTTTGCCCAGGTACAGACACCGGCGGGTTCCAGCGCCGAACGTACCCAGGTGGTGGTGGACAAGATGCGTGAGTTCCTGCTGCGACCCAGCAAGGACGGCGGCGAAGGCGATGGCGTGGCCTCGGTGTTCACCGTGACCGGCTTCAACTTTGCCGGCCGTGGCCAGAGCTCCGGCCTGGCGTTCATCATGCTCAAGCCGTGGGAAGAACGTAACGCTGACAACAGCGTGTTCAAGATCGCCGGTCGGGCCCAGCAACACTTCTTCACCTTCCGCGACGCGATGGTGTTCGCCTTCGCACCGCCAGCGGTGATGGAACTGGGTAACGCCACCGGTTTCGACGTGTTCCTGCAGGACCGTGCCGGTATCGGCCACGACAAGCTGATGGAAGCCCGCAACCAGTTCCTGGGCATGGCGTCCCAGAGCAAGATACTGGCCCAGGTGCGTCCGAACGGTCTGAACGATGAACCGCAATACCAGTTGGAAATCGATGACGAGAAGGCCAGTGCCCTGGGCATTACCCTTTCGGAAATCAACAACACCCTGTCGATTGCCTTGGGCAGTAGCTATGTGAACGACTTCATCGACCGTGGTCGAGTGAAACGGGTGTACGTCCAGGGCCAGCCGAATGCGCGCATGAGTCCCGAAGACCTGAAGAAGTGGTACGTGCGCAACAGCGCCGGAACCATGGTGCCGTTCACTGCGTTCGCCAAGGGTGAGTGGGTCTACGGCTCGCCGAAACTGGCCCGTTACAACGGCGTGGAAGCCATGGAAATCCTCGGCACCCCGGCGCCTGGATACTCCACCGGTGAAGCCATGGCCGAGGTTGAGGCCATCGCCAAGAAGCTGCCGGCCGGTGTCGGTATTTCCTGGACGGGCCTGTCCTACGAGGAACGTCTGTCGGGCTCCCAGGCGCCAGCGCTGTACGCCCTGTCGCTGCTGATGGTCTTCCTCTGCCTGGCGGCACTGTATGAAAGCTGGTCGATTCCGATCGCGGTCATGCTCGTGGTGCCACTGGGGATCATCGGTGCCTTGATGGCGACCAGCCTGCGTGGCCTGTCCAACGACGTGTACTTCCAGGTGGGCTTGCTGACAACCATCGGTTTGGCGGCGAAAAACGCCATTCTGATTGTAGAGTTCGCCAAGGAGCTCCATGAACAGGGCCGAACCTTGGTGGAGGCCGCCATTGAAGCCTGTAGGATGCGTCTGAGACCGATCATCATGACGTCCCTGGCGTTCGTCCTCGGCGTGGTTCCGCTGGCGATTTCCACGGGGGCAGGTTCAGGCAGCCAGCACGCCATCGGTACCGGCGTGATTGGCGGTATGCTCACCGCGACCATCCTGGCAATCTTCTGGGTGCCACTGTTCTTCGTGACCGTGTCGTCGATAGGCCGTCGCAAAAATACCGATGGGCACGACACTCCTGAAACTTCCAAAGAGGCTGGCCAATGA